The following proteins are encoded in a genomic region of Drosophila willistoni isolate 14030-0811.24 chromosome 3R, UCI_dwil_1.1, whole genome shotgun sequence:
- the LOC6649443 gene encoding hatching enzyme 1.2 produces MAKFAKIFVTSLLLFLMAQALPVDMDEDIEEDEWIDLSHLGEAVFGAPDTEKTGQLVDAHDDKSEQNPEELGTYLEGDILIPLSYRLARSNGTRNGILTQSSRWPGAIVPYEIVGPFTKQEMDNIRHAFGEYHTKTCVRFKPRTTEKDYISIGSGKTGCWSGVGRLGGRQEVNLQSPTCLRTYGTPIHELMHALGFFHEQNRHERDSYVMVMTDNIKPETIPNFEKASSKTQYGFGVAYDYASVMHYSPTSFSRNGQPTLKALRVNADAKQMGQRRGFSSGDVRKINAMYKCNI; encoded by the coding sequence ATGGCAAAGTTTGCGAAAATTTTCGTAACTAGTTTGCTATTATTTTTAATGGCTCAGGCGCTACCTGTCGATATGGACGAAGATATTGAGGAAGACGAATGGATAGATCTCTCCCATTTGGGTGAAGCGGTGTTTGGTGCACCTGATACTGAGAAAACAGGACAGTTGGTTGATGCTCACGATGATAAATCGGAACAAAATCCAGAAGAGTTGGGCACATATCTTGAGGGGGATATTTTGATACCGCTAAGTTATCGCCTAGCACGCTCGAATGGTACTCGTAATGGCATTTTGACTCAGAGTTCGCGCTGGCCAGGAGCAATTGTACCATATGAAATAGTTGGACCGTTTACCAAACAGGAGATGGATAACATTCGTCATGCTTTTGGCGAATATCATACCAAAACTTGTGTGCGCTTTAAGCCACGTACCACTGAAAAGGATTACATTTCCATTGGCAGTGGCAAAACTGGTTGTTGGAGTGGTGTTGGTCGACTGGGCGGACGCCAGGAAGTGAATCTTCAATCGCCCACTTGCCTGCGTACGTATGGCACACCCATACATGAGCTGATGCACGCCCTTGGCTTTTTCCATGAGCAAAATCGTCATGAGCGTGACTCTTACGTTATGGTGATGACTGATAATATCAAACCAGAGACGATTCCCAATTTCGAAAAGGCCAGCTCAAAAACACAATATGGATTTGGTGTGGCATATGATTATGCCAGTGTGATGCATTATTCACCCACGAGTTTTAGCCGCAACGGTCAGCCGACATTGAAAGCATTAAGAGTTAATGCTGATGCCAAACAGATGGGACAACGTCGAGGATTTTCATCGGGAGATGTACGTAAAATAAATGCCATGTACAAGTGcaatatttaa